Part of the Niallia alba genome is shown below.
ACAATGAACTTGAATGAGATTTAAAATCTGGTGAATCCTTGATTTTAATTACTTCATCACGCAAAACAGAATAGGGACGAATAACCCCTTCTTTATAACCAGTTAATACCATAGCCCCTTTAACTGCTGACCCAACATTATAAGAAGTGGTAATATTACCTAACGCGAAATCTTGAACAACTTGCTTTCCTGTTTTATCATCTTTGCCTAACTGTTTTCCTGCCATTGTTAATACTTCCCCTGTATGAGGATCCATCAATACGACAAATGCTCTATCTAAATATTGGGTACCAGCATAACCATATTTCGTCTTTTTAAGCTCTTCTTCAATAATTTTCTCTACTTCTAATTGTAATTTCATATCAATCGTTAATACTAAATCATTTCCTGCAGCACCATTAGACAGCACTTCGGAATTGACAATCTCATCTTTTTTATCTTTAATATATTTAACTTTTTTCTTTTGTCCTTTTAAAACATCTTCATATTGCTTTTCCAGATAGCTTAACCCGACTCTATCGTTCATGCTATAGCCTTTAGCTAAATAGCTATCTTTTTCTTCTGCTGGAACTCCCCTTTGTGATGTACTTACATTCCCAAGCACGGTTTTTAATGTCCCACCAAACTCATATTCTCTATCCCAGTCACGAACTGTATCGACACCAGGTAGTTTCTCTAAATTTTCACTAATAATCGCAATTTCCTTATCGGTTACACCTTCATTTTTAACAATATGAGGGGTATAGTAATATCCACTTTGAAATTCCCGATAAATCGCTAATGTTTCCAGATCCAGGTCGGTAAGTGTGTTTAAATCCTTTTCTGTTACACGATCACGCAAAAGCTCATCATATGCTTTTTGATATTCTTTATTATCATCTTTATATTTTAGTTTAAGCTGGTCATTTTCTTCTTCTGGTATTTTCTTTTTGGCTTCATCTGGATTGATAAGAATCCAGTAATCCTTTTTATCTCTTTCTGTTATCTTTTTAAGATCTTTTTCACTATCCATTTTAATAATTTTTGCTAACTCTTCTGCTGTCTCACGCATTTTTTCTGGCTTATCCTTTTTCCAATTCGTATATGTAATGGCATTTTTACCAACATTACTTACGATGCTTTTACCTGTCCTATCATATATTTCGCCTCTCGGGACAGAAGTATTAATGATAACGTCCTCTTTCTTCTCTACTTCCTTTTTATATTCATCGCCATAAACAATTTGGACAAATCCTAATCTTAATATAAGTGCTGAAAATAATAAAAATACCGTAAAGAATATAATGTTAACCCTTAAAGGTATTGGATTTCTCTTTTTTTTCTTTTTTTCCCCCATGATAGATCCCACCATTTCCTCCAAAACTTTCCTATTTCTATTTTAAAGGAAATTTACAAAGATTACTATATGATATTGGATATTTAAGTGAATCCCACGTTTGTTCAGGCTGCTCAATAATCCTATATCTTCATTTCCCCTATTGAAAAACAACCATCTATAGAAAACAGTCTTTTAAAAGAGAAGAGGATCTGTAACTTTACAACAGATCCTCTCGGTTCAAGCAGCCTTCCATTTAATTTTTCGAGCGAAGAAATAAATCACAGAATGTCCACTTCCTAATATAAACAACAATACAGGAATTACTTTATTAGGGTTAAATATGCTGACACCAATAATGAAAACGAGCACTGATAATAGCCTTCCTAGATTCAGAAACAATTCTCTCACTACTATATATTCGATTCTCATTTCTCCTGCTTTCCAGCCTTTTCCGATTACATCAAAGGTCAGACTAGTATAGGGAACAAGAATTAATGGATAAGCAATGGCAATTGTTCCTGCATATATCAACAATTTCGTATAAGAAAAATCAAAAACGATAATAAACATTGAAAGGAATAACATAATTCCCCCAATTAAAATAGACTTATTCCGATTGTCATTTTTGATTGTCCTCGAAACAATATAATAGGCTATAAAGGAAATACCTGAATTAATTAACCCAAATTTACCTAAAGCTAATTCACTATCTGTAGCAATATAAACGAAGACAGTTATCATAAACGCGAAGACGCCTTCCCGTAAGCCTTGGAAAAAATGAGCATTCGTGATGAGTTTCCAATTATTATTATGTTTTCTCTCTTCAACAATTCTTTTAAAAAAATATTTGCCTTCTGCTGGCCTTCTTTTTAGAAAAAAACTAGAGACAACTGCTAGAAGAAAGAGACCTAGAGACATACCAAAAACAATCATATAACCTGTCGATTTTGTTAACTGGGAGATAATATATCCAGCAATCATTGGTCCAATCATTCCCGCAACCGAATTTAACAAGCCTAAAAAGCCATTAAAGAAATCTCTGGTTTCCGGTTCTGTCACTTCAAATGTTAAAACATTATAGGCTAGCCAATAAAATCCATTGCCAATTCCCAGAATTGCTCCAAGGACCAGAAGAAATGTTGATGCTTTATCTCCAATTAATAAAACGGTTAAATAAAAAATGGTAAGAAAGGCTACTCCAATTCGGAATACAATCACCCGATCAATCTTCTTTGCCCACCTGCCTGCAAGTGTAAAGGTAAGTAGCTGCAGCAAGATAATAGCCAGGTTATACAAGCCTAAATCTCTGAATTCACCTGACTGTTTCCATAAAAACACGTTAACGAAAGTATTAGAAAGTGCTACACTGAGTGAATATAAGCCCCCTGTGAGCAACAATATTTTCAAGTCTTTTGTTAGCTCTACATTACCTATTAATTTTCCTATTTTCATCATAGAAACTCCCCTTTGTTCTAGAGTAGTTTCTAACAAAATGAATTTCGTTATGCATTATATATAAAAACTAACAATTTTGAAAATAATATTAACAATGCTAAGACTTCTAAGGAAATGCTACACAAAAAAACCTGCAAGCGTAAGCTTCACAGGTTTTTTTTATTATTCATTATTGTGCAGCTGTAAAACGTTTTGCTACTTCATCCCAGTTAATAACATTGAAGAATGCACTAATGTATTCAGGACGACGGTTTTGATAATTTAAGTAGTATGCATGCTCCCAAACATCTAATCCTAATACAGGAGTTTTCCCTTCCATTAAAGGATTGTCTTGGTTTGGAGTGCTTGTTACTTCTAATTCTCCGTTATTTACAACTAGCCAAGCCCAACCTGAACCGAAGCGAGTTGTCGCAGCTTTTGAAAATTCTTCTTTAAAGTTTTCAAAGCTTCCAAACTTGCTGTCAATTGCAGCTGCTAAATCACCAGTTGGTTGATCGCCACCATTTGGAGAAATAACTTCCCAGAATAGAGAATGGTTAGCATGACCGCCACCGTTATTGCGAACTGCAGTGCGTGCTGCTTCTGGAACTGCATCAAGATTAGATACAAGCTCTTCTACTGTTTTAGAAAGTAATTCTTCATTTCCTTCTAATGCATTGTTTAAATTTGTAACATAAGTATTATGATGTTTCGTATGGTGAATGTTCATCGTTTCTTTATCGATGTGTGGTTCTAATGCGTCATAAGCGTAAGGTAATTGTGGTAATGAATAAGCCATGTCTAATTCCTCCTAATATTATATGTATTATTTTCTTCCCCTATAAGGTTTGTCCTATTCCGACAATTTATATATGGGAAGCCCTTTAACAATACATTATCAAATAAAGAACTTACTTTCAATCTATTTGCTTGAAAAGATTCCCTCTTTAAAATACCCATTTAATATAATTTTAAACACCGGCATACTAGGTTATTGGAGCTAAAAAAGGTGAAATCATTAATTGCTGTAATCTAAGAGTAGAATTTGCAATAATAAATGCGTATATATGCTTTTTTCCGCTTCATAAAAACCTTTTACTATAAACCAAAATAGTAAATAGAAAGCTAATAATATTTATTCTCATAGCATTTTACACTTTTCAAGTTACCTCTAGTGATTAACATCACTTCTAAAATCTCTCCTTCTATAGTATTACCGAGTCTATTAGAAGCTCTATTGAAATAAGTTCGATAAATTGTCATTTTTTCAATTTACCCTTTTGTATCAACGTTCCTAATACCAATAGAATCATTGCTATCTATACAAATTCCATTTTATCCCATTTGAAGATTGACAAATATTTCACAATGTTTTTTAATCAAGAAAAGAGGCTTATTAAGGAGTGCTTTCTTATGAATGAAGTGCAACTATCACTATATAGTTTATTAATACAACATTTTTTTGATATAGAAAAAATCGAACATATAAAAAAGGGAACTTTATTATTTCAGGAAAAAGATCCTGTGCAAAAAGTATATATTTTATTAAATGGAACCATTTCTCTTGGAAGAGTGCACGAGAAAGGCAAAGAATTTATCATGAAAATTCTCCATGATGAGGAATTATTAATAGAATACCAACTATTCAAACATTCTCCTAAATATTATTTCTTTGCTAAAAGCCTGACTGATTGTGATGTGCTCGCCATTGATCGAAAAGAATTTGAACAATTAGCATTAAAAGATCCTGTGCTCCTGACTTCCATTACAAGCTGGTTAAGTACCGGGTATTTAAAAGCACATATGAAATGCCAAGATCTTATTATGAACGGAAAAAAAGGTGGTCTTTATAGCATATTGATAAGATTATCTCATTCATTTGGAGTAAAAAATATGGAAGGAATTCTCATTGATATCCCCATCACCCATCAAGAGTTAGCAAACTTAACCTTTGGGACACGGGAAGTCATTCAACGAATATTAAAAGATTTAAGAGAAAGAGAAGTAATTGACTATAGCAATCAAAAAATTACGGTGAAAAACCTTGCCTATTTAAAAAGAGCAGTAGACTGCCAAAACTGTCCCGCCGAAATTTGTGGATTAAATTAAAAAGAATAAGGCTGGGACATAAGTATTTTTAACCAAATAACCCCGGACGATTATACGTACATGCAAAAAAAATGTTCGTATAATCGTCCGGGGTTTTATTCATTTTAAGAAAGAAGGTTTGTGGTGATCACCCGCAGACTGAATACACTTCGTATTTCCTACTAATTATATTTTCTTTTATAAATATGATGGATCGAAACAATCTTTTAAAATGGAGTGAAATGAAGCAAGGACACTCAACTCCTGCGGGAAGTAGAGCAATCTATAGACCCCACAGGCTTTAGATTGCTCCCCAGCGCATAGAGTGTCTGCAGCGTAATGGAACGAGTTGGTTTCGCTACTAAATGAGAAATCGTTCGTCTTTATCTATAATATAATTTATTTTGTCCCAGCCTCTGGTTCCTTTTATATTTTTAGGAAAAAATAAACAATCATGATTGCCTGGATTAGTCCCTTTGTCACTACACTACTGAGAAATCCAATTAATGAGCCTACTCCAATTTTAAGTGCATTCTTCCAATTAGTCTTACTAACAATAAGCTCAGCCAGAACAGCTCCTATAAATGGACCGAGAAGGATTCCAATTACCGGGATTACAAAAGGTCCTACGAGTAAACCTATCGTACTGCCCCAAATACCAGCCTTGGTACCGCCAAATTTCTTAACACCTATCCAATTGGATATAGAATCTGCAAAAAATAATAGAATGACAAACATTCCTTGGATGACCCAAAATAGTATAGTAAGTTCTTCAAATGAAAAAAATAGTCCATACAAAAGGTATCCTGCCAAAATGAACAGCACGCTTGGAATGATTGGATAAATCAGTCCTATAAACGCGATAATGAATAAAACGCTAATAATAATCCAATAAATAATATCCATAACGTTCCCCTTTTCTTCTGTCTAATATAACATATCCCTGCCTCATGTTTATCATACTTTTTTATGCAAATCAAATGCTCGGACTTGTATCTATTGGTTGTAAAAAGATACAATAAGGATGAAACTTTTGAAGGATGTGTCAGAATGAATATTTTTAAGCAGTTTTATCGAAGCCTCTATTCTCCAAAAGATATAGCAAGCTTCCGTTTTCAAGGTATCGGAAAGACCATTATTTATTTGGTGCTATTAACCATTATTGCATCACTACCTAATTTATATTATTTAAATAAAGGTATTAATGAAGCAATACATACGTTTAGTGTAACGATGGAAGAAGAAGTTCCTTCTTTTACAATAAGTGATAATACACTCCATACAGATAATGATAAAGAACCAACTATTATTGAGAAACCTGATTTAACCATTATTGTGGATTCTTCTGGAACCTATGATCATGCGAAAATTAATTCTTATGGAAATACCGTAGCCCTTTTAAAAAATGAATTCGTAATTGTAACGTCTGGACAGGCTCAAACATTTGATTATTCTTCTTTTGGGAATATCTCCTTAACAAATGAGGAGCTTATTGAATTTATTCAAACGATGGATTCATTAGCCTATGTGTTTATTATTATTTTAGTGGTTAT
Proteins encoded:
- a CDS encoding peptidoglycan D,D-transpeptidase FtsI family protein, with amino-acid sequence MGEKKKKKRNPIPLRVNIIFFTVFLLFSALILRLGFVQIVYGDEYKKEVEKKEDVIINTSVPRGEIYDRTGKSIVSNVGKNAITYTNWKKDKPEKMRETAEELAKIIKMDSEKDLKKITERDKKDYWILINPDEAKKKIPEEENDQLKLKYKDDNKEYQKAYDELLRDRVTEKDLNTLTDLDLETLAIYREFQSGYYYTPHIVKNEGVTDKEIAIISENLEKLPGVDTVRDWDREYEFGGTLKTVLGNVSTSQRGVPAEEKDSYLAKGYSMNDRVGLSYLEKQYEDVLKGQKKKVKYIKDKKDEIVNSEVLSNGAAGNDLVLTIDMKLQLEVEKIIEEELKKTKYGYAGTQYLDRAFVVLMDPHTGEVLTMAGKQLGKDDKTGKQVVQDFALGNITTSYNVGSAVKGAMVLTGYKEGVIRPYSVLRDEVIKIKDSPDFKSHSSSLWGNMNDLTALKRSSNVYMAKIALAIGKESYTRPGQTLNVDPAAWDKVRNSFSEFGLGVRTGIDLPNEMAGFKGQDTAVPGNLMFLSIGQYDTYTNMQLVQYASTIANGGYRIQPRLLKEIRESAQGDEKLGPIVQEIQPKVLNKLDLEPGWIEQVQTGFRMVMQPGGTGGVFIGAPYSPAGKTGTAQAFYDGPLRTNYNVPPPEVMNLSLITYAPSDNPEVAMAVLVPWVYTTNNGPSPNLTIGKRVMDKYFELKNNKEKE
- a CDS encoding MFS transporter — its product is MMKIGKLIGNVELTKDLKILLLTGGLYSLSVALSNTFVNVFLWKQSGEFRDLGLYNLAIILLQLLTFTLAGRWAKKIDRVIVFRIGVAFLTIFYLTVLLIGDKASTFLLVLGAILGIGNGFYWLAYNVLTFEVTEPETRDFFNGFLGLLNSVAGMIGPMIAGYIISQLTKSTGYMIVFGMSLGLFLLAVVSSFFLKRRPAEGKYFFKRIVEERKHNNNWKLITNAHFFQGLREGVFAFMITVFVYIATDSELALGKFGLINSGISFIAYYIVSRTIKNDNRNKSILIGGIMLFLSMFIIVFDFSYTKLLIYAGTIAIAYPLILVPYTSLTFDVIGKGWKAGEMRIEYIVVRELFLNLGRLLSVLVFIIGVSIFNPNKVIPVLLFILGSGHSVIYFFARKIKWKAA
- a CDS encoding superoxide dismutase; this translates as MAYSLPQLPYAYDALEPHIDKETMNIHHTKHHNTYVTNLNNALEGNEELLSKTVEELVSNLDAVPEAARTAVRNNGGGHANHSLFWEVISPNGGDQPTGDLAAAIDSKFGSFENFKEEFSKAATTRFGSGWAWLVVNNGELEVTSTPNQDNPLMEGKTPVLGLDVWEHAYYLNYQNRRPEYISAFFNVINWDEVAKRFTAAQ
- a CDS encoding Crp/Fnr family transcriptional regulator, whose protein sequence is MNEVQLSLYSLLIQHFFDIEKIEHIKKGTLLFQEKDPVQKVYILLNGTISLGRVHEKGKEFIMKILHDEELLIEYQLFKHSPKYYFFAKSLTDCDVLAIDRKEFEQLALKDPVLLTSITSWLSTGYLKAHMKCQDLIMNGKKGGLYSILIRLSHSFGVKNMEGILIDIPITHQELANLTFGTREVIQRILKDLREREVIDYSNQKITVKNLAYLKRAVDCQNCPAEICGLN
- a CDS encoding DUF456 domain-containing protein, coding for MDIIYWIIISVLFIIAFIGLIYPIIPSVLFILAGYLLYGLFFSFEELTILFWVIQGMFVILLFFADSISNWIGVKKFGGTKAGIWGSTIGLLVGPFVIPVIGILLGPFIGAVLAELIVSKTNWKNALKIGVGSLIGFLSSVVTKGLIQAIMIVYFFLKI
- a CDS encoding DUF1189 domain-containing protein; translated protein: MNIFKQFYRSLYSPKDIASFRFQGIGKTIIYLVLLTIIASLPNLYYLNKGINEAIHTFSVTMEEEVPSFTISDNTLHTDNDKEPTIIEKPDLTIIVDSSGTYDHAKINSYGNTVALLKNEFVIVTSGQAQTFDYSSFGNISLTNEELIEFIQTMDSLAYVFIIILVVIYILFMLIYKVLQTLVLAMFGSFFSKIFGRTLTFAQCWKITVYSTTIPVIFFAIMDCLQTIVPSGYLLNWFISLFLVCLAIKEVQPEKPLQP